The genome window TGGCATCACTTGAATGTCCCCCATTCAAGGCTCCAAATAAGATGCGGTTAGTTGGAAAGTGTAATGGTGTGAAGGTAGAGATGTCGTATGACTCTTTGCGCCGGGTAGCAAAGTTTGATGATGGGCCGGCCAATGAGTACATCTACCCAAGTCTTAAGGATCTTTACCATGAGCCCGCTAAACATCCACAATGGCAAAACATGCTTGATTACCTCTTCCTTCCGGGCACAACACATGGGAAGTTATATAGAAGAAATTTAAGAATGGAAGCGAAGTTGTTATTGACGTTGTGCATGTACAATGTCATGCCAAGGCGAGGTGACAAGATGGAGGTACGGTTTCAAGAAGTGCCAATCTTGTATATGATGATGCGTGGGTCACCCAAGGTTCCTTTCCGATTTTTGGTACTAAACAACATTTGGTTGAGCAAGAATAGTGGGGAAAGGAAGATTATACCTCATTGCCGGTTGATTACCGCATTGCTTAAAAAGTATGGGGCGATTAAGGGAGATGAAAAAGGGTCCTACAAGAGGTTTAGACCATTCGACCTTAAAAATCTTGGGTCGGATTGGACTTACACGGAATCGGAAAGGTTTCATAAGTTGAAGACGGATGGTAGAAGGTGGAGAGCCTTAAAAGTGGATGCGAGACCGTTAAGACTGGGAGAGGAAGAGGAACCCGAATCAATGGATGATGAAGTGAGTGGGGATGATGATTATCGTGAAGACACTTTCACGGTAGATGTTCAAGTAGGAGGTGTCGGTCAAGCGGGGGTTCAAGGAGCTGGCATACAATCTGGTTATGTGGGTAGTGCATTTGACTATGCACAACAGGCTTATGACCCGTATTGGGCCTATTCGGGGGATATGGGTCAAATCATTCAACAAAGGCGGCCACCCACATTCGGTGATTGGAGTGAACAAAACCAAGTGCTATTTGATCAACAAACATTTATGGGTGCTAGTGTGGAAAGGGCTATTAAAAGAAGCTACGATAGAAATGAGCAATGGAACCGTGCTCATAGATATGCCCGTGAAGAAGACACAAACAACCGTTACTTGGATGATCGTCAAAGACGCATGCATGACCAATGGCATGCGGGGCAGCCAGTTGTAGGAGATCCACCCATTGTGGACTACACCACATTGCCACCATATGATGGTAGTGTGTCATACCCCACCCCGCCATTGCACCATTCTCAGTGGGTGGACCCGCATGCTATGAGTTATCAACAAGCAAATCCAAGTAGTGATCAAGGAAGCAGTAGTAGCGGTGGAGCATTTGGTTTTGGTGAGTGGACGGATATGATGACATCCATCTTTGGGCCTCCACAGCCGAAGTATTACTAGCCAGGTCGTATTTCGctcctttgtacatttttgtatatatgtctatgtgtttatgtttatgttgagGTTGGGAGGTTGGGTGGTGTTTGTGTCAATATGTTGTTGGGTTGTGTGAGTTGGTGGtgtcttttataaaaaaaaaatgggTTTGAGAATATAAGCAATTGGGGATGTTCTTGTTGAAAgcgatctttccctcaaaaccatacattgggacaatgtatcccaagtgtggggatgggggaaatttttgagaaattcaaaaattttttgcaaatccaagcgaaagtgtaaaaatttgaaaacttgatattgttccatttgacacaccgacacccatttctaatcttttcttggtgagaattgagccacgcatgattgttattgatatttcattgtttgagtggcggtgtgtgttgtgtgttcatagaacttgtgtgtgaatacttgttaaatcTTAGAGTTAACATGCTTTTGAAGATGATAGGGGACTTCTAGGATGCCTCGTCTAGgtgagtgcgagtgtgggatttggggggttggacctcattaattatatatatgagcatggttgcgagaggggcgggggtttggacatttagttgcccattttgtgcttAAAAGCCGATTGtttgttaccccttagctagtTTCCCAAAAGTTTACCCGACTTAACCCGGTCTTATAATGTTAGTAGTTGTTTATTAGTATGTAGACATGTTATggtattatgttaaaaaaaagcaatgaaaaagaagaaaagaagtgatgattgagttgtcttgtatatagaagttatgtcatgtttttttgtttgtttcattgtgtaataaaagaccgAGTTAAGTCCTTCGCTACTACATATATATTCCTTTTCCTACCCTTGCACCTAGCCCCGTTATAACCGTAAGTTCCCTTGATTCATGAGCATGTTAAATATTCgttaggaggaaacttgattctcatacaagcttattgtcgcacacacacatatacgcattgagtggtttagcataacttgctaatttttcttgtcactgagagtttttgtgaggggtgtgttgcGTGGTATGATAAAAAGTGAGTAAAAGGACGGcattttagcttggtttgcataTTCGATTGATCGCTTATGGTGTAAACAGTTTTTGAagtggttgcttgggacaagcaacgggtaagtgtggggatgtgacgggtggtccgtaggacaacccttaaggcTTTTAAGATTAATGAATTCCCATATTGTATCCGGTTATTTGCTtgaattaggtaatcacaagatgttgatgatgcaggtgttaaagtgtgcAAGACGCGAGTTTTAGGAGGCACGGATGGATACTAGAAGTTGGCATAGTCAAGATGTGAGGGACTCAAGGGAAATGAAGGAAACAAGAGCAAAAGGCTACTcagcgccgtaacctacggccactgccgtaggctacggcacCTTGACAAGTGCTAAACTCATCGCCGTAAGACAGGAAAGCAGGGCCGTAAAGATAGCTggtcgccgtaagctacggtgatgaGCCGTAGCGTACGGCGCTATGTTGAGTCCCGGGATGATACtgaccgccgtaagctacggcaggcggcgtagcttacggcgccgactgatCCAACATTGTAACTCCCGCATTGATTGGTCATTTTATGGAGCATTATGGAGTTCAATGATGTGCTTTTCGGTTACCACTTGGAAGAAACGAATTTGGGGACTATATTTAGGGAGTTGGAGTGAAAGAACACTATCTTATCATCTATCCTTGATCACCTATCAAACAATCTTTAGCTTTTTCATTAGTTTTTGTTGGTGGAACTTGTGAACACTGTTTTCTTTCTATTTTGTCATGATGTTAgctaaagccatgagtggctaggtaCTTTGATGATTATCTTGTGGTGAAGGTTTGTGTTAGACTTTTGTGTTCTTATCTacatttctagaataacaattccttttcatttgaattgattgttatggtgtatAATTGGTTGTTAGTAACGTGTTGATTCTTAcgttgaactaattagaaaccatacgttcttggtgccgttggcaatcgggatatcatgggtatagttaggtttgggtaagggttgattgatcatcgggtgataacctcacgttctcggaatctgagtacttagtcccctttcatcactgcaattgtttatacatgaactatgtctatgtagttctttctagttgaatgttaACACAAAAGTTGAAACAAACCGGATACAcaagatagtcatttgtctctcAATTGTTTACAATCTAATTTTCAATTCGCAaatagattaattaatcttagtttttaaaaccaaTCAAATCAAACCAACTCTTAAATTTTactttttcttgcaattagtttaaatttagttaacttagagaagcacttcaaatagcacattttccacaaactccctgtgttcgatacccacttgccactatttacatagttgttcttgggattaaatttgcgtgaccacgacatcacgtcagtgGTTCAATCTGCAATAATACAGATTTCAAAAAGAGGTTGTGTGCCATTGTGTGGACCGATTCAATTATACCAGTTAAGTTTGAAAGTGAGTGGGCTACCATAATGAACGATTTTAACTTGGTTGATCATGAGTGGCTGCAGTCACTTTACCAAATCAGGGATACTTGGATACCAGCTTATTATCGTGAGGAGGTCATGTCCGGGCTTATGCGTACCTCTTCTCGTTTCGAGAGCGAGAACCATTTCTTTGGACAGTTCTATAACCCGGGTTGCACACTTGTCGAATTTCTCGGGCATTTTGATTCTGCTATTGAAGCTCAGAGACACGAGCACAGGAAGAATGACCATGACACCAGAAATACAAACGCTGAAATATGGGCTGAAGACTTTGTTTTGGAGGATCAAGCGTCCAGGATATACACACGCACTATATTTTTTGACCAACAGTTGGAGATACAAAACGGTATACACAGATGTGCTATCGGAAAGTGGGAAGACATTGGTGACTTCGTTAACTTTTTTGTGAAGGACTGGGAACAACCATGCACTACTTTCTTCGAGGTATACACATGATGTTTTGTAGTGTTATTCTTGAAAATTGtgtagatcttggtgatttccaGTTGCATATGGTGTTTTATAGTGTTATTTAAGACAACTTTATAATTTCGAATGGTGTTTTATAGGTTATGATGCGGGAGGCCGACATGACTGTGTATTGTACATGCAAAAGATTTGAACAGTTTGGGTTGTTGTGCTCACACATCTTTTGTGTGCTAAGGATGCTTGACATTAGGGAGTTTCCACAACGCTATATATTACGACGTTGGACTCGGGAGGCTGTTCCAAATAGTGCCCCTGGTGCTATTCTAGGTATCAATGAGACTGAGGATCGTTATAATGAAGTTAACCGTGTTGTACGTGAGATCACATATTCTACAGAGTCGGTTATTAATCAGCTTGTCACCAACTTTGATGCGCTATGCTCGTTCAGGGATCATGTTGTTAATTATTTCAAAACTGCTGATGAGTCTGTTGTCAATGCTCCACCTAAGAGCCGTCGTGAAAGGTTTACAGAAATTACTGGTAACACAAAACCATCAGAAGCAACCGTTCGTGTTCCCATTGGAACAAGATTCAAAGGTATGGGTAAGCCTAAACAGATGAAGTCCAAACGTGAAATTGCAGTAAGTCAGTTGGGTAAAAAGAGCCGTCAATGTCAAAACTGTTTTAGATACGGTCATAACAGACGTTCTTGCAAAAACCCTACCCGGACTAAAGAACAAGCTATGGCCGAGGATCACGGCGAAGAAGCTGATGAAGTCGACGAGGAGGAAGATGAATGGGAGGAAGTTGAAGAAGATATGGATGAACAAGATGAGGATGCATTAGACGAGAAGGATGGGGAAGAGGAGTAGTAAGTTATTTAGAGATGTCTAAAAATTTCGTTATTTTTAACGTACTTCCTTCTTGTTTCGTACATTGATAGGTTTTTTATCGTTTTCCGGATTCGCATACACTCATGGATTTATTTTGTTTGCTTATGTTCGAATTTTAATATTACCAGTGACAATGGTTTATATATTGTTTCTGTTAAATACGTTTGTTTTTTTTAACCAATTCTGTTATTTTTTGTTCAGTGTGTTTTATTATGTATGTTGCAATTTGAATAGTGTTATTTGTCCTCACTAAGATATTTATTCTAAACTGGTGGTTTATGTGTTTTTCATGGAGTTATTTTGTTGTTAATGGTGTTATTTGTTAATTCAAGTTGAGTAGTGTTATTTATCTGTAtagaatttattttttttaattttgtagaACTGTGGTGTTTTTAGTTGTTCAGGGTGTTATTATTGTGCAGGTTGCTTATTTATGTATATGTAGCGTTATTGTGTTTTTTACTTGACTATAGTGTCTTAATTGTGCAGGTTGCAAAGGAgttggtaaatatttttttttacatatttagCATGATCATCATTTACTTTGTAAAAAACTATCTGGCCAATACGCGTTCTATGTGTTATTTGTCCTCACTCAGATATTTATTCTAAACCGGTGGTTTTATGTGTTTTTCATGGAGTTATTTTGTTGTTAATGGTGTTATTTGTTAATTCAAGTTGAGTAGTGTTATTTGTCtgtatagaatttttttttttaattttgtagaACTATGGTGTTTTTAGTTGTTCAAGGTGTTATTATTGGTGTTCATATGTTCAGGTTGCTTATTTATGTATGTGTAGCGTTATTGTGTTATTTACTTGACTATAGTGTCTTAATTGTGCAGGTTGCAAAGGAGTTGGTATATTTATTTACATATTTAGCATGATCATCATTTACTTTGTAAAAAACTATCTGGCCAATACGCGTTCTTTTTTGTGCCGGAAATCGCAATATTAATTCATTAAAACACCAGAATAAAAAGGTGTGTAACACACAAACAGCTAACGATCGTAATCATACTTATCATAGTAAACTACACCATTAATCACAACTTTGTCAAAACGCTAACACATCATATAATCTATATTTCCCAAAATGTTTGTCAAGTAACAAAAAGATTAACTTGTTCTGCTGTCCACTTACACTTCAGCTCCCAACCTTTCAGCAATCCGATCAAACGCATTCTCTTCCATTCTCAACCTATCATCCTCGTCTAAAAGTGCATATTCTTGTACTTCTTGTTCCACAACTCCCCGTTCCGTGTTCACGTCGCTTAGGAGCATTTTTGAGAGGTACTTCTTACGCAGATCCTCGATTTCGCGTGCTTGATCAGGCAAAACCAAGTTCGTAACGTCCCTCTCATTCGATAAACCACACATCCAATGTCCAACGTGTGTTCCTATTCAATACCAAACCATCATAATTGTTCATATTTCGTGtacatttattttaattatttttttaataaacagAAATATAAACGTGATTACCATAGTAAGTTTCCATATGCCGCATAAGGAAAATACCACAGTCGATGCCATTGTAAAGTGTTTGCCATGGCAACTCTAGTCGAACTGGTTGTGTATTCCTTAGCTGTGCAGCGATTTTTGGATGCATCGGTCTTAGATATCGACAAAATGTACTTATCTGCAGTTACAAATTATTGATGTtaacaaataatttttttttgttacggTAGCTGTATAAGTATAAACATTCACAAACATACCATCTTCTCCACATTTCCTTTGTATCTCTCTAAGCCTGCAGCACCTTCTATGTTGTCAATAATAAAGACATCTCTTGTTCTCAAGTTGAAAAACAGCAGATAGTAATGCTGCCCGGTCAACATAGGTATAAACACCATCTCAAAGTTACCTTTAAATACTTTTGGTTCTGTTGAATCAAGCACAACATTCATGTTGTTCGTAAATTCTGCTAATCGTCCATCTTCAGACAGCGCGAAATCTTTTTCCAGCTGT of Helianthus annuus cultivar XRQ/B chromosome 1, HanXRQr2.0-SUNRISE, whole genome shotgun sequence contains these proteins:
- the LOC118480186 gene encoding uncharacterized protein LOC118480186, translating into MASRKGKGVASSSQGDAAQQKRRRLARIGDPDSEEDAPPRGPKPDWTTGSLLDQPAEWREDLFHEQMNKLKQRGEAFICEKEIREADFAPFGIIAKFNALGWGAVTKCYDGEKKKMYDTQIQEWVASLECPPFKAPNKMRLVGKCNGVKVEMSYDSLRRVAKFDDGPANEYIYPSLKDLYHEPAKHPQWQNMLDYLFLPGTTHGKLYRRNLRMEAKLLLTLCMYNVMPRRGDKMEVRFQEVPILYMMMRGSPKVPFRFLVLNNIWLSKNSGERKIIPHCRLITALLKKYGAIKGDEKGSYKRFRPFDLKNLGSDWTYTESERFHKLKTDGRRWRALKVDARPLRLGEEEEPESMDDEVSGDDDYREDTFTVDVQVGGVGQAGVQGAGIQSGYVGSAFDYAQQAYDPYWAYSGDMGQIIQQRRPPTFGDWSEQNQVLFDQQTFMGASVERAIKRSYDRNEQWNRAHRYAREEDTNNRYLDDRQRRMHDQWHAGQPVVGDPPIVDYTTLPPYDGSVSYPTPPLHHSQWVDPHAMSYQQANPSSDQGSSSSGGAFGFGEWTDMMTSIFGPPQPKYY
- the LOC110931540 gene encoding protein FAR1-RELATED SEQUENCE 3-like, translated to MNDFNLVDHEWLQSLYQIRDTWIPAYYREEVMSGLMRTSSRFESENHFFGQFYNPGCTLVEFLGHFDSAIEAQRHEHRKNDHDTRNTNAEIWAEDFVLEDQASRIYTRTIFFDQQLEIQNGIHRCAIGKWEDIGDFVNFFVKDWEQPCTTFFEVMMREADMTVYCTCKRFEQFGLLCSHIFCVLRMLDIREFPQRYILRRWTREAVPNSAPGAILGINETEDRYNEVNRVVREITYSTESVINQLVTNFDALCSFRDHVVNYFKTADESVVNAPPKSRRERFTEITGNTKPSEATVRVPIGTRFKGMGKPKQMKSKREIAVSQLGKKSRQCQNCFRYGHNRRSCKNPTRTKEQAMAEDHGEEADEVDEEEDEWEEVEEDMDEQDEDALDEKDGEEETVVFLVVQGVIIVQVAKELNYGVFSCSRCYYWCSYVQVAKELVYLFTYLA